One stretch of Stigmatella aurantiaca DNA includes these proteins:
- a CDS encoding CBS domain-containing protein, with protein MADRRLDNGRDDVRAQRPNPQGGVGAVAIHDTEVSSRSAEAAPPGSRERSESSVSGYAPERDEEYAQRQGRFHRAAAMRMAQPRTSTQGPGSPRELGYGGPSGPYGQDDRDDRYAIGRGQTARMGQQDVRHSLELRREPGDDNYRPWDRGGYGGEQGRLREDHGEYAGTQGQPYGDYSVPARQGVSAGRRGAPVEQGQSSGRYDPLLGMGHASPGQPGMGVNVGPRGAAAQGTQETGRRGWQREPLTAREIMTRGVKTLRRDSALRDVAQLMKDEDCGAVPIVNAEGALVGIVTDRDLVIRAFTGGKTPDQLRASDVMTDDVECVHPDEDLFSIIELMGKRQIRRIPVVDREDRLIGIISLGDIAQRADYDEEVQEALERISSRRSFWKRLF; from the coding sequence ATGGCCGACAGACGCTTGGACAATGGCAGGGACGACGTTCGCGCGCAGCGCCCCAACCCCCAGGGCGGCGTGGGGGCCGTCGCCATTCACGACACGGAGGTCTCCTCCCGCTCCGCCGAGGCGGCCCCGCCGGGCTCTCGGGAGCGCTCCGAGTCCAGTGTCAGCGGCTACGCGCCCGAGCGCGACGAGGAATACGCCCAGCGCCAGGGGCGCTTCCACCGCGCCGCCGCGATGCGCATGGCGCAGCCGCGCACCAGCACGCAAGGCCCGGGCAGCCCGCGGGAGCTGGGCTACGGCGGCCCCTCGGGCCCCTACGGGCAGGACGACCGGGATGACCGCTACGCCATCGGCAGGGGCCAGACGGCGCGGATGGGCCAGCAGGACGTGCGCCACTCGCTGGAGCTGCGCCGCGAGCCGGGCGATGACAATTACCGCCCGTGGGACCGCGGCGGCTACGGTGGCGAGCAGGGGCGCCTGCGCGAGGACCACGGGGAATACGCGGGCACCCAGGGCCAACCCTACGGCGACTACAGCGTCCCAGCCCGCCAGGGCGTATCCGCCGGGCGCCGGGGCGCCCCCGTCGAGCAGGGGCAGTCCTCCGGCCGGTATGATCCGCTGCTGGGCATGGGGCATGCGAGCCCTGGCCAGCCCGGCATGGGCGTGAACGTGGGCCCCCGGGGCGCCGCTGCCCAGGGCACCCAGGAGACGGGCCGCCGCGGCTGGCAGCGCGAGCCGCTCACCGCGCGGGAAATCATGACGCGGGGGGTGAAGACGCTGCGCCGGGACAGCGCCCTGCGCGACGTGGCCCAGCTCATGAAGGACGAGGACTGCGGCGCCGTGCCCATCGTGAACGCGGAGGGCGCGCTGGTGGGCATCGTCACCGACCGGGACCTGGTCATCCGGGCCTTCACGGGCGGCAAGACGCCGGACCAGCTCCGCGCCAGCGACGTCATGACGGACGACGTGGAGTGCGTCCACCCGGACGAGGACCTCTTCAGCATCATCGAGCTGATGGGCAAGCGGCAGATCCGCCGCATCCCCGTGGTGGACCGGGAGGACCGCCTCATCGGCATCATCTCGCTGGGGGACATCGCCCAGCGTGCCGACTACGACGAGGAAGTGCAGGAGGCGCTGGAGCGCATCTCGTCCCGGCGCTCCTTCTGGAAGCGGCTGTTCTAG
- a CDS encoding ArsA-related P-loop ATPase → MLEALWTKRALLVSGKGGVGKSTLAATLARAAVRAGHTVLLAEVTPSMEGPSVLGPLVGAKGPGTEVTPVEPGLSFLRISAASGHRRFLEDVLPMRLMADAALRSRALRRFLEAGPSLRELGLMYQMLDLVRQTRPDGRALYPLCVMDLPATGHALAMASLPRAILSLLPGGPIGRAVREGLEFLQDPVRTAVLLATLPEPLPVSEALQLAGEVRRLGMPLAAALLNRMPANPFPTPESRAALDKLLAASGPHEGSRALSRLAVAETSRARLEQGVATPLLCLPDLLASGPALVEQLAAALIPLNARLSRKEAP, encoded by the coding sequence GTGCTGGAAGCGTTGTGGACCAAAAGGGCCTTGCTGGTCTCCGGGAAGGGAGGCGTGGGCAAGAGCACCCTCGCGGCCACCCTGGCCCGGGCGGCGGTGCGCGCGGGCCATACGGTGCTCTTGGCGGAAGTCACCCCCTCCATGGAGGGCCCGTCCGTGCTGGGCCCCCTGGTGGGCGCGAAGGGCCCGGGCACGGAGGTGACGCCGGTGGAGCCCGGCCTGTCCTTCCTGCGCATCTCCGCGGCCAGCGGCCACCGGCGCTTCCTGGAGGACGTGCTGCCCATGCGCCTCATGGCGGACGCGGCCCTGCGCTCGCGCGCCCTGCGCCGCTTCCTGGAGGCGGGCCCCTCGCTCCGGGAGCTGGGGCTCATGTACCAGATGTTGGATCTGGTGCGCCAAACGCGGCCGGACGGCCGTGCCCTCTATCCGCTGTGCGTGATGGACCTGCCGGCCACCGGGCACGCGCTGGCCATGGCCTCGCTGCCGCGCGCCATCCTGTCGCTCCTGCCCGGCGGGCCCATTGGCCGCGCGGTGCGCGAGGGGCTCGAGTTCCTGCAGGATCCGGTGCGCACCGCGGTGCTGCTGGCCACGCTGCCCGAGCCCCTGCCGGTGAGCGAGGCGCTCCAGCTCGCCGGCGAGGTGCGCCGCCTGGGGATGCCCCTGGCCGCCGCGCTGCTCAACCGCATGCCCGCGAACCCCTTTCCCACCCCCGAGTCCCGGGCCGCCCTGGACAAGCTGCTCGCGGCCAGCGGCCCCCATGAGGGCTCGCGGGCCCTGTCGCGGCTGGCGGTGGCGGAGACCTCGCGGGCCCGGCTGGAGCAGGGCGTCGCCACGCCGCTGCTGTGCCTGCCGGACTTGCTCGCCTCGGGGCCCGCGCTGGTGGAGCAGCTCGCCGCGGCCCTCATCCCCTTGAATGCACGGCTGAGCCGGAAAGAGGCGCCATGA
- a CDS encoding nuclear transport factor 2 family protein, protein MDRAQRFVDALAKLEENGELETLVSLFAEDAQVSNAASSHRFSGQEGAREFWSHYKGTLKQVKSTFRNMIESGDRVALEWESSGTAHNGKAVNYEGVSIIEWDGDRISRFYAYFDPELLGREITDGVAPRSEPPATTPA, encoded by the coding sequence ATGGATCGAGCGCAGCGGTTCGTGGACGCACTGGCGAAGCTGGAGGAGAACGGAGAGCTGGAGACGCTGGTCTCGCTCTTCGCCGAGGATGCGCAGGTGAGCAACGCGGCCTCCTCGCACCGGTTCTCGGGCCAGGAGGGGGCGCGGGAGTTCTGGAGCCACTACAAGGGCACGCTCAAGCAGGTGAAGTCCACCTTCCGGAACATGATCGAATCCGGGGACCGGGTGGCGCTGGAGTGGGAGTCCAGCGGCACGGCCCACAACGGCAAGGCGGTGAACTACGAGGGCGTCTCCATCATCGAGTGGGATGGCGATCGCATCAGCCGCTTCTACGCCTACTTCGATCCGGAGCTGCTGGGGCGGGAAATCACGGACGGGGTGGCGCCGCGCTCGGAGCCTCCCGCGACGACGCCCGCGTAG
- a CDS encoding glucosaminidase domain-containing protein, whose amino-acid sequence MTTTSSVKPSTYSVRSGDTLNKLAERFGTTATALAQKNGISNPNQIKAGQKLVIPDSFEATPAAQPSRAANTTPAANTTAAGPVRDSNGREFPTSRDGTPMFKQGDAEWGGRTLGKSSSVGAAGCAMTATAMAVSKISGKTINPGQMDAWLDKNGGYSGNGLNWDKAAQMGGLHASSAAWNLDTINKQVDAGRPVVVGVDYKAGSNGGANGTDHWIAITGRGQENGKPVYYANDPATGKQITLSQEGNTLKGGPQGYKTTGQLRTFSGGNPPRPGTVAQPPAGGQTPSTGGTTAPTTPTTPAAGNGSLKGTTLPSGHLKRGSTGQGVQQLQDALVKTGYMTQAQVATGPGTFGPKTEAALKKFQKDHGVEAIGEYGPKTRAAFEKLGATIGGATGGTPSTGTPSTGTPSTGGVTGPLPKTGNAFMDKMAADAIKSQRETGVPASVTLAQAALESGWGKSGLSTKGNNFFGIKGKGPAGSVTMPTKEFLNGKWVTVDAPFRKYNSPAESFADHGKFLRENKRYAEAFKHTGDAERFAKEIHKAGYATDPEYSSKLIGMINKYGLERFDAIGRQ is encoded by the coding sequence TTGACCACCACGTCTTCTGTGAAGCCGAGCACCTATTCCGTTCGCAGCGGTGACACCCTCAACAAGCTGGCGGAGCGCTTTGGGACCACCGCCACCGCGCTGGCGCAGAAGAACGGCATCTCGAACCCGAATCAGATCAAGGCCGGCCAGAAGCTCGTCATCCCGGACAGCTTCGAGGCCACCCCTGCGGCCCAGCCCTCCCGCGCGGCCAACACCACCCCCGCGGCCAACACCACCGCCGCCGGTCCTGTCCGGGACAGCAACGGCCGTGAGTTCCCCACGTCGCGCGATGGCACGCCCATGTTCAAGCAGGGCGACGCCGAGTGGGGCGGCCGCACCCTGGGCAAGAGCTCCAGCGTGGGCGCCGCCGGCTGCGCCATGACGGCCACCGCCATGGCGGTCAGCAAGATCTCCGGGAAGACCATCAACCCCGGCCAGATGGACGCGTGGCTGGACAAGAACGGCGGCTACTCCGGCAACGGCCTGAACTGGGACAAGGCGGCCCAGATGGGTGGCCTGCACGCCAGCAGCGCGGCGTGGAACCTGGACACCATCAACAAGCAGGTGGACGCGGGCCGCCCGGTGGTGGTCGGCGTGGACTACAAGGCCGGCAGCAACGGCGGCGCCAACGGCACCGACCACTGGATCGCCATCACCGGCCGCGGCCAGGAGAACGGCAAGCCCGTCTACTACGCGAATGATCCGGCCACCGGCAAGCAGATCACCCTGAGCCAGGAAGGCAACACGCTCAAGGGCGGCCCCCAGGGCTACAAGACGACCGGCCAGCTGCGCACGTTCTCGGGCGGCAACCCCCCGCGCCCGGGCACCGTGGCCCAGCCCCCCGCGGGCGGCCAGACCCCGAGCACCGGCGGCACCACGGCCCCCACCACCCCCACCACCCCCGCGGCCGGCAACGGCTCGCTGAAGGGCACGACGCTGCCCAGCGGGCACCTGAAGCGCGGCTCCACGGGCCAGGGCGTGCAGCAGCTCCAGGACGCGCTCGTGAAGACGGGCTACATGACGCAGGCGCAGGTGGCCACGGGCCCCGGCACCTTCGGCCCGAAGACCGAGGCGGCGCTCAAGAAGTTCCAGAAGGACCACGGCGTGGAGGCCATCGGCGAGTACGGCCCCAAGACGCGCGCGGCCTTCGAGAAGCTCGGCGCGACGATCGGCGGCGCCACGGGTGGCACGCCGAGCACCGGCACGCCCAGCACCGGCACCCCGAGCACCGGCGGCGTGACGGGCCCGCTGCCCAAGACGGGCAACGCGTTCATGGACAAGATGGCGGCCGACGCCATCAAGAGCCAGCGTGAGACGGGCGTGCCCGCCTCGGTGACGCTGGCGCAGGCGGCGCTGGAGAGCGGCTGGGGCAAGTCGGGCCTGTCGACGAAGGGCAACAACTTCTTCGGCATCAAGGGCAAGGGCCCCGCGGGCAGCGTCACCATGCCGACGAAGGAGTTCCTCAACGGCAAGTGGGTGACGGTGGACGCGCCCTTCCGCAAGTACAACTCGCCGGCCGAGTCCTTCGCGGACCATGGCAAGTTCCTGCGTGAGAACAAGCGCTACGCCGAGGCCTTCAAGCACACGGGCGACGCGGAGCGCTTCGCGAAGGAGATCCACAAGGCCGGCTACGCCACGGACCCTGAGTACTCGAGCAAGCTCATCGGGATGATCAACAAGTACGGCCTGGAGCGCTTCGACGCCATCGGCCGCCAGTAA
- a CDS encoding N-acetyltransferase: MSEWSFVEIARVFERKQGTAAVELALESRELADGWMAYGGQGSYVNKSCGFGFDQPVTEAQLDELEAFFASRGVEPKVELSPFAPPALLESLGRRGFVLREFVNVLYRPLRPGEDLRKLPHGWPEGVRIEQVDPTDEAAVLEFVEVSSSGFMPEGEPLSPVFLDLGIRSVRHPGTTAYVARVGKEAAGAGSCESSGGLTSLFGTSVKPAFRRRGIQQALIAARLARGQEQGSTLAIIASGPGIPTERNATRLGFAMAYSRVALAKPGQGLVPSP, encoded by the coding sequence ATGAGCGAATGGAGCTTCGTCGAGATCGCCCGAGTGTTCGAGCGCAAGCAGGGCACCGCCGCGGTGGAGCTGGCCCTGGAGTCCCGGGAGCTCGCCGACGGGTGGATGGCCTACGGCGGCCAGGGTTCCTATGTGAACAAGTCCTGTGGCTTCGGCTTCGACCAGCCCGTCACCGAGGCCCAGCTCGACGAGCTCGAGGCGTTCTTCGCCTCGCGCGGGGTGGAGCCCAAGGTCGAGCTGAGCCCCTTTGCCCCCCCGGCCCTGCTGGAGAGCCTGGGCCGGCGCGGCTTCGTCCTCCGGGAGTTCGTCAACGTGCTCTACCGGCCCCTGCGCCCCGGGGAGGACCTGCGCAAGCTCCCCCACGGGTGGCCGGAGGGCGTCCGCATCGAGCAGGTGGACCCCACGGACGAGGCGGCGGTGCTCGAGTTCGTGGAGGTGTCCAGCAGCGGCTTCATGCCCGAGGGCGAGCCCCTGTCTCCGGTGTTCCTGGATCTGGGCATCAGGAGCGTGCGCCATCCGGGCACCACCGCGTACGTGGCCCGCGTCGGGAAGGAAGCCGCAGGGGCCGGGAGCTGCGAGTCGAGCGGCGGGCTCACGTCCCTGTTCGGCACCTCGGTAAAGCCCGCCTTCCGCCGCCGGGGCATCCAGCAGGCGCTGATCGCCGCGCGGCTGGCGCGGGGCCAGGAGCAGGGCAGCACCCTGGCCATCATCGCCTCGGGGCCGGGCATTCCCACCGAGCGAAACGCGACGCGGCTGGGCTTCGCCATGGCCTACTCGCGCGTGGCGCTGGCGAAGCCCGGACAGGGGCTCGTCCCCTCCCCCTGA
- the thiD gene encoding bifunctional hydroxymethylpyrimidine kinase/phosphomethylpyrimidine kinase: METPRKVATALTIAGSDSGGGAGIQADLRTFAFHRVHGTSALTAVTAQNTQGVSRVDVMPAMAVAAQVEAVATDIGVGALKTGMLVNQQIIISVAHQVRALKLRPLVVDPVMVSRAGSQLIDDHAIGALRELLLPLATVVTPNRHEAQLLAGVELHTLEDMREAARRIHRLGAQSVLIKGGGMPGPLCGTDVWFDGMQFETLSLGFVETPNTHGTGCTLSAALTAHLALGRSALEATRLAKAYVTAALRHPLALGHGNGPFSHFFSLGDGPKGG, from the coding sequence ATGGAAACCCCCAGGAAGGTGGCAACGGCCCTCACCATCGCGGGTTCGGACAGTGGTGGCGGCGCGGGCATCCAGGCGGACCTGCGCACCTTCGCGTTTCACCGCGTCCATGGCACCAGCGCGCTGACCGCCGTCACCGCGCAGAACACGCAAGGGGTCAGCCGCGTGGATGTGATGCCCGCGATGGCCGTCGCCGCCCAGGTCGAAGCGGTGGCCACGGACATCGGCGTGGGCGCCCTCAAGACGGGCATGCTCGTCAATCAGCAGATCATCATCTCCGTGGCCCACCAGGTGCGCGCCCTGAAGCTCCGCCCGCTCGTGGTGGATCCCGTCATGGTCTCCCGCGCCGGCTCCCAGCTCATCGACGACCATGCCATCGGCGCCCTGCGCGAGCTGCTCTTGCCCCTGGCCACCGTCGTCACCCCCAACCGCCACGAGGCGCAGCTCCTCGCGGGCGTGGAGCTCCACACCCTGGAAGACATGCGCGAGGCCGCGCGCCGCATCCACCGGCTCGGCGCCCAGTCGGTCCTCATCAAGGGCGGCGGCATGCCCGGCCCCCTGTGCGGCACCGACGTCTGGTTCGATGGCATGCAGTTCGAGACGCTGAGCCTGGGCTTCGTGGAGACCCCCAACACCCACGGCACCGGCTGCACGCTGTCGGCGGCCCTCACCGCGCACCTGGCCCTCGGGCGCTCCGCCCTGGAGGCCACGCGGCTCGCCAAGGCGTATGTCACCGCCGCGCTGCGTCACCCGCTGGCCCTGGGCCACGGCAACGGCCCCTTCAGCCACTTCTTCTCCCTCGGCGATGGGCCCAAGGGTGGGTGA
- a CDS encoding ArsA family ATPase, protein MSLSAVLRDKRVLVLCGAGGVGKTTTAAALGVAAARAGRKVLVLTIDPARRLAEAMGLPESGTEPTAVAPHILHGSKAAGPGQLDVWMLDPGIVFERMVRRLSPSPEAVRSILEHRFYGFLTELVAGIQEYAAAEALDQYIHEGQHELIVLDTPPSRHALDFLDAPGRLARFLDDRIVALFGPQEGSGGGLWRRATRLIGNVLGTIFGETFTADLRSFIGATSGLFAGIRLRSDRLRERLSSAEATFLLVTSPEAAALEEVRYFQQTLTERGLPCAGYVLNRSWAREETLPTPQDLRRQVPPGDAAASAGVDALEQLAQRERTRAQEHRELLTQLAKNLPKGSVAVAAPEASGELESFEGLARLGESLAAG, encoded by the coding sequence ATGAGCCTGAGTGCGGTGCTGCGGGACAAGCGCGTGCTCGTGCTGTGCGGGGCGGGCGGCGTGGGCAAGACGACGACGGCGGCGGCGCTGGGCGTGGCCGCCGCGCGGGCGGGGCGCAAGGTGCTGGTGCTGACGATTGATCCGGCGCGGCGGCTCGCGGAGGCCATGGGCCTGCCCGAGAGCGGCACGGAGCCCACCGCCGTGGCCCCGCACATCCTCCACGGGAGCAAGGCCGCGGGCCCAGGCCAGCTGGATGTGTGGATGCTGGATCCGGGCATCGTGTTCGAGCGCATGGTGCGGCGGCTGTCCCCCTCGCCGGAGGCGGTGCGCTCCATCCTGGAGCACCGCTTCTACGGCTTCCTGACGGAGCTGGTGGCCGGCATCCAGGAGTACGCGGCCGCCGAGGCGCTCGACCAGTACATCCACGAGGGCCAGCACGAGCTCATCGTCCTGGACACCCCGCCGAGCCGGCACGCGCTGGACTTCCTCGATGCGCCGGGGCGCCTGGCGCGCTTCCTGGATGACCGCATCGTGGCGCTCTTCGGGCCGCAGGAGGGCTCCGGCGGGGGCCTGTGGCGGCGGGCCACGCGGCTCATCGGCAACGTGCTGGGCACCATCTTCGGCGAGACGTTCACGGCCGACCTGCGCTCCTTCATCGGCGCCACGAGCGGCCTGTTCGCCGGCATCCGCCTGCGCTCGGACCGGCTGCGCGAGCGGCTGTCCTCGGCGGAGGCCACCTTCCTGCTCGTCACCTCGCCCGAGGCGGCGGCGCTGGAGGAGGTGCGCTACTTCCAGCAGACGCTCACCGAGCGGGGCCTGCCGTGTGCCGGGTACGTGCTCAACCGGAGCTGGGCGCGGGAGGAGACCCTGCCCACGCCCCAGGACCTGCGGCGCCAGGTGCCCCCGGGGGACGCGGCGGCGAGCGCGGGCGTGGACGCGCTGGAGCAGCTCGCCCAGCGCGAGCGGACCCGGGCCCAGGAGCACCGGGAGCTGCTCACGCAGCTGGCGAAGAACCTGCCCAAGGGCTCCGTGGCGGTGGCCGCCCCCGAGGCCAGTGGAGAGCTGGAGAGCTTCGAGGGCCTGGCGCGGCTGGGCGAGTCGCTCGCGGCGGGGTGA